The Echinicola rosea genome has a segment encoding these proteins:
- a CDS encoding aldo/keto reductase, with amino-acid sequence MEKRRLGNTELYTTPIVFGGNVFGWTLDEKESFKMLDELVEKGLNTLDTADVYSRWVKGNEGGESECIIGKWLKKSGKRAQMNIITKVGSDMGQGKKDISKSHITKAVEASLQRLQVETIDLYLTHWDDDHTPVEETLEAYQELICAGKINYIGASNLSPERLSASLEASNKEGLPRYEVFQPEYSLYARQEFEEGVAKICQEEGLGVISYFSLASGFLTGKYRSRVDFDKSARGGGMDKYLNPRGLRILGALDEVAAVHGTSAAAVALAWLIDSPLVTAPIASATKSSHLEAFKDALTLKLTSDETEKLQKASAY; translated from the coding sequence ATGGAAAAAAGAAGATTAGGAAATACGGAGTTATATACGACGCCAATTGTGTTTGGCGGAAACGTATTTGGGTGGACGCTGGATGAAAAGGAGTCATTTAAGATGTTGGATGAATTGGTGGAAAAGGGCTTAAATACCTTGGATACCGCTGATGTTTATTCACGTTGGGTGAAGGGTAATGAAGGGGGAGAGTCAGAGTGCATCATTGGGAAATGGCTTAAAAAGTCTGGAAAGAGAGCACAGATGAACATCATCACCAAGGTAGGTTCGGATATGGGACAAGGAAAGAAGGATATTTCCAAATCCCATATTACCAAAGCCGTGGAAGCGTCCCTCCAACGACTACAGGTGGAGACGATTGACCTCTATCTGACACACTGGGATGACGACCATACACCCGTAGAAGAGACCTTAGAAGCTTACCAAGAGCTTATCTGTGCAGGAAAGATAAACTATATAGGAGCTTCTAATCTGAGTCCAGAGCGACTAAGTGCTAGTTTAGAGGCCAGCAATAAGGAAGGATTACCACGGTACGAGGTGTTCCAGCCGGAATATAGTTTATATGCTCGCCAGGAATTTGAGGAAGGCGTTGCTAAGATTTGTCAAGAAGAAGGTTTGGGGGTTATCAGTTATTTTTCCTTGGCAAGTGGTTTTTTAACAGGCAAATACCGCAGTCGGGTGGATTTTGATAAAAGTGCGCGAGGGGGAGGGATGGACAAGTACCTTAATCCACGTGGGCTAAGGATTCTGGGAGCCCTGGATGAAGTAGCAGCAGTCCATGGTACATCTGCTGCAGCGGTAGCTTTGGCATGGCTGATAGACAGTCCGCTTGTTACAGCTCCCATAGCCAGTGCAACCAAGAGCAGTCATCTAGAGGCATTCAAGGATGCACTAACGCTCAAGCTAACTTCAGATGAAACTGAAAAGCTGCAAAAGGCTTCTGCCTATTGA
- a CDS encoding carbon-nitrogen hydrolase family protein: protein MKISLVQLSPAAGDIDKNIIKHIKWIEKAASEHSELVIFPELSLTGYEPTLAKQLAVTKDDPRLQIFQEISDKKAIIIAVGAPVQCSNGTTISLLIFHPKKEIQVYSKQFLHDDEVPFFIPGQRKSLLVNGTAIGLGICYEISVAEHIQNVMATHPSFFLSSVAKDQRGVINAYQQLPDIAKNNKLPVAMVNCVGVADGGHCAGKSAFWDDHGNIIRQLDSSSEGMLTMEI, encoded by the coding sequence ATGAAAATTAGCTTGGTTCAGCTTAGCCCTGCTGCAGGAGACATTGATAAAAACATCATCAAACACATCAAGTGGATTGAAAAAGCCGCATCCGAGCATTCCGAATTGGTGATTTTCCCAGAACTATCACTTACAGGCTATGAACCTACCTTGGCAAAACAACTGGCCGTTACTAAGGATGATCCCCGCCTCCAAATATTCCAAGAAATAAGCGATAAAAAGGCAATCATCATTGCTGTTGGAGCCCCTGTTCAATGCTCCAATGGTACAACTATCAGCTTACTGATTTTTCATCCCAAAAAGGAGATCCAAGTTTACTCCAAACAGTTCTTGCATGACGATGAAGTGCCCTTTTTTATTCCGGGTCAACGTAAGTCTCTACTGGTTAATGGTACTGCCATAGGACTGGGCATTTGCTATGAAATCTCAGTTGCTGAACATATCCAAAATGTAATGGCCACGCACCCTTCTTTTTTTCTTTCCAGTGTGGCAAAGGATCAACGGGGAGTAATCAATGCCTATCAACAGCTACCTGACATCGCTAAGAACAACAAATTGCCAGTGGCCATGGTCAATTGCGTAGGAGTAGCTGACGGAGGCCATTGTGCCGGAAAAAGCGCCTTTTGGGATGACCATGGAAATATCATACGGCAGTTGGACTCCAGTTCTGAAGGAATGCTAACCATGGAGATTTAA
- a CDS encoding ArnT family glycosyltransferase: MQKLTTPNYPLGLIAAWLFFIAFWYWGYDGITFSDDVSYLRLGYQFWHDIPFQENDLFNYRWGAYLLPGLITYLFGFNDHLAALPSLLSYLMTVVVIWRIIPEYLAKNVFVIFFCTSVYLLHFLPKVYPDSMLVFWTALIPASAIYRHRKPFMASLVMALAFFFGLCTKETIILLAPLPFLLFFVDLKYKRSIIFYRYFILFAAVFLLGYLGYYYAQYGDPFFRLKGIQTGHYISPYSFYDKGWKALAERLTFSPILTFIERTFWIWIVLAVPGLVRAFKHDKDLHLVFALSSVCLLFGFWFMTTSFAFYNPIHLNPRHLIILLPLLSVNIALEAKRWTNNFFWNRFGALWIAFGGIVALGLLDWKLAAFYFSFAAVLLLVPAKWKTPIMAVLLLFPVLASTAYQKELKNYDHFKSIFHKTLSSCEADAPLISHDFVVRSGEVLVGEYDRHLPLYSIQELTKKSATDGLPQKFTILIYSYYLHAYPEEGAFIKEVTAYADHFHFEKTEIYQDKWVNIIQYNLQEDLSTFQNHGEYVMDYSLDPAYFGDQKSFQIAW; the protein is encoded by the coding sequence ATGCAGAAACTCACTACTCCCAATTATCCTCTTGGCCTGATCGCTGCATGGCTGTTTTTTATAGCTTTTTGGTATTGGGGCTATGATGGCATTACCTTTAGTGACGATGTATCTTACCTGAGACTGGGGTATCAGTTTTGGCATGACATCCCATTTCAGGAGAATGATTTATTCAATTACCGATGGGGAGCGTATCTTCTGCCTGGGCTTATCACCTACCTTTTTGGCTTTAATGACCACCTGGCCGCATTGCCTTCGCTACTTTCCTATTTGATGACAGTGGTGGTGATTTGGAGGATTATACCGGAGTATTTGGCAAAAAATGTCTTTGTAATTTTCTTTTGCACTTCAGTCTATCTTTTGCATTTCTTGCCCAAGGTCTATCCAGACTCAATGTTGGTATTTTGGACTGCACTCATTCCTGCATCTGCCATCTATCGACATAGAAAGCCCTTCATGGCCAGTTTGGTCATGGCCTTGGCCTTCTTTTTCGGACTATGTACAAAAGAAACCATCATCCTGCTGGCCCCCCTTCCTTTTCTCTTGTTCTTTGTAGATTTGAAGTATAAACGCTCGATCATATTTTACCGCTATTTCATCCTATTCGCCGCAGTTTTCTTGCTTGGCTACTTAGGTTATTATTACGCACAATATGGAGATCCCTTTTTTAGGTTAAAAGGAATCCAAACAGGCCACTACATTTCCCCTTATTCCTTTTATGACAAAGGGTGGAAAGCCCTTGCAGAACGGCTTACTTTCAGCCCAATACTTACCTTCATCGAGCGTACTTTTTGGATATGGATTGTCCTTGCCGTACCTGGATTGGTAAGGGCCTTTAAGCATGATAAAGATCTCCACTTGGTATTTGCATTATCAAGTGTATGCTTACTGTTTGGGTTTTGGTTTATGACTACCAGTTTTGCCTTTTATAATCCTATACATCTCAATCCACGCCATTTGATCATTTTACTGCCTCTTTTATCCGTCAACATCGCCCTTGAGGCAAAGAGGTGGACCAATAATTTCTTCTGGAACCGGTTTGGCGCACTTTGGATTGCCTTTGGAGGAATTGTTGCTTTGGGACTGCTCGACTGGAAATTAGCTGCATTCTACTTCTCGTTTGCTGCTGTATTATTGTTAGTTCCTGCCAAATGGAAAACTCCAATCATGGCGGTATTACTATTATTCCCCGTATTAGCTTCCACTGCATACCAGAAAGAATTAAAAAACTATGACCATTTTAAGTCAATCTTTCACAAAACCCTAAGCTCCTGTGAGGCTGATGCTCCGCTTATATCACATGATTTTGTAGTAAGAAGCGGTGAAGTACTCGTAGGGGAATATGACCGCCACCTTCCCTTATATTCGATTCAAGAGTTGACAAAAAAATCAGCCACTGATGGCTTGCCCCAAAAATTCACCATCCTGATCTATTCCTATTACCTTCATGCCTATCCTGAAGAAGGTGCATTCATCAAGGAGGTAACTGCCTACGCGGATCATTTCCATTTTGAAAAAACAGAAATCTATCAGGACAAATGGGTCAACATCATCCAATACAACCTCCAGGAAGACCTATCCACCTTTCAAAACCATGGAGAATATGTCATGGATTATTCATTGGATCCGGCGTACTTCGGAGACCAGAAATCATTTCAGATAGCATGGTAG
- a CDS encoding helix-turn-helix transcriptional regulator: protein MGKTKSVEQQKILRVFKLINLLRSNIGKSANSLAEILGTDRRTVYRYFQLLRELGFQVEREYGKFKITDRVEYDKTTFYGTFSDDEATYLVDLMNKSGKKNLLKESILEKVQVRSAFQQSVSQLFNAKLGRFVDEISHAIKNKYQVVLKDYYSLSSDSVSDRLVEPVVFSNNYESVYALEVASKEMKMFKLERISELKVTTKRHLYETLHEPLEQGLFGFTGKDQFEVKLRLSKKAYQLLIEEHPDAKPYTYSVANNTYYFEREVPELPGIGRFVLGLPGEILVEKGQELKAYLEQQMKKAENMFSAFEQDKV from the coding sequence ATGGGTAAAACAAAAAGTGTTGAGCAACAAAAGATTCTGAGAGTATTTAAATTAATCAACTTGCTCCGCTCCAATATTGGAAAATCGGCCAATAGTCTGGCAGAGATATTGGGGACGGATCGGCGCACCGTTTATCGTTATTTTCAACTGTTGCGGGAGTTGGGGTTTCAGGTGGAGCGTGAGTATGGCAAGTTTAAGATTACCGACAGGGTGGAATATGACAAAACCACATTTTACGGGACTTTTTCGGATGATGAAGCCACCTATTTGGTGGACTTGATGAATAAAAGCGGAAAGAAGAACTTACTTAAAGAATCCATTTTGGAGAAAGTACAGGTTAGGTCAGCTTTTCAGCAAAGTGTTTCGCAGCTTTTTAATGCCAAACTGGGACGGTTTGTCGATGAAATCAGCCACGCCATAAAAAATAAATATCAGGTTGTTTTAAAGGACTATTATTCCCTCAGCAGTGATTCTGTCAGTGATCGCTTAGTCGAACCGGTGGTTTTCTCGAATAATTACGAGTCGGTCTATGCGCTGGAAGTGGCCAGCAAAGAAATGAAAATGTTCAAGCTGGAACGCATCAGTGAGCTAAAGGTCACGACCAAGCGCCACCTTTATGAAACACTGCACGAACCCTTGGAGCAAGGTTTGTTTGGATTTACCGGGAAAGATCAGTTTGAGGTGAAGCTGAGGCTTTCCAAAAAGGCTTACCAATTGCTTATAGAGGAACATCCGGATGCAAAACCTTATACCTATTCGGTAGCAAACAATACCTATTATTTCGAAAGGGAAGTTCCTGAATTGCCAGGTATTGGCCGGTTTGTGTTGGGGCTTCCGGGAGAAATTCTGGTGGAAAAAGGCCAAGAACTGAAGGCCTATTTGGAACAACAAATGAAAAAGGCTGAAAACATGTTTTCAGCCTTTGAACAGGATAAAGTATAA
- a CDS encoding DUF4377 domain-containing protein: MKNNFTSWSTFFVLGVCILLSSCFNELPQKEETIAIKHYPVVKNNEAGNASLFLKVQLSHQEGTNEWDEIPIDAIDGFNYQMGYDYVINIRKEQMHNEATDGFYTAYTYLSEESKELVSPNATFELPLKSPSYQPATLAFGNVEVGYKMLGEIPIECSTLCEDLDITLETDGTVTGVFRHNGNNIIKLIQLK, encoded by the coding sequence ATGAAAAATAATTTTACAAGCTGGTCCACCTTTTTTGTTCTAGGAGTTTGTATCCTACTCTCGAGCTGCTTTAATGAGCTTCCGCAAAAGGAAGAAACCATCGCTATAAAACACTATCCTGTAGTAAAGAACAATGAAGCCGGCAATGCTTCGTTATTCCTTAAAGTTCAGTTATCTCATCAGGAAGGAACGAATGAATGGGACGAAATCCCCATCGACGCGATAGATGGATTTAATTACCAAATGGGGTACGATTATGTGATTAACATCCGGAAAGAACAAATGCACAATGAGGCTACAGACGGCTTTTATACTGCGTACACTTACCTCTCGGAAGAGTCTAAAGAGCTGGTAAGTCCCAATGCTACATTTGAGCTTCCGCTTAAATCTCCAAGCTACCAACCGGCTACGTTGGCATTCGGAAATGTGGAAGTTGGCTACAAAATGTTAGGGGAAATCCCCATTGAATGTTCTACACTCTGTGAGGATTTGGACATTACATTGGAAACAGACGGTACAGTGACCGGAGTGTTCAGACACAATGGCAATAATATCATTAAATTAATCCAGCTAAAGTAA